The following coding sequences are from one Streptomyces angustmyceticus window:
- a CDS encoding Fic family protein — translation MAGNTRGTSPAPPKASDDPLATLASLPGVADSVASVRKGVDRVYGHRIMRRRSNEVTSEAALRGARGSAALSGADWALEEVRRRTDFGVEGEPRTVGAALRLTAEAGQLLSVWRQSPLRVLARLHLVAASGGGQGSAEAGGRHGPGGAADDTVGRPRLAAEPVDEPLIELPLPDADEVAGRLDGLSRLLLTGTEAPALVTAAVVHGELLALRPFATCNGLVARAAERIVLIGSGLDPKSICPAEVGHAELGRAAYVAALEGYVSGTPEGVAAWIAHCGRAVELGVRESTAVCEALQRGAA, via the coding sequence ATGGCTGGAAACACCAGGGGGACGTCCCCCGCACCCCCGAAAGCGAGCGACGACCCGCTCGCGACCCTGGCCTCGCTCCCGGGGGTCGCCGACTCGGTGGCCTCCGTCCGCAAGGGCGTCGACCGGGTGTACGGGCACCGGATCATGCGGCGCCGCAGCAACGAGGTGACCTCCGAGGCGGCGCTGCGCGGAGCGCGCGGTTCCGCGGCCCTGTCGGGAGCCGACTGGGCGCTCGAAGAGGTCCGGCGCCGCACCGACTTCGGCGTCGAGGGCGAACCCCGGACGGTCGGCGCCGCGCTGCGGCTGACGGCCGAGGCCGGCCAGTTGCTCAGCGTCTGGCGGCAGTCGCCGCTGCGGGTGCTGGCGCGGCTCCATCTGGTGGCGGCATCGGGTGGCGGACAGGGCTCTGCCGAGGCCGGGGGCCGGCACGGGCCGGGAGGCGCGGCGGACGACACCGTGGGACGGCCCCGGCTGGCCGCCGAGCCGGTGGACGAACCGCTCATCGAACTGCCGCTCCCGGATGCCGACGAGGTCGCCGGGCGCCTGGACGGGCTGTCGCGGCTGCTGCTCACCGGCACCGAGGCGCCGGCCCTGGTGACCGCGGCGGTGGTGCACGGCGAGTTGCTCGCCCTGCGTCCGTTCGCCACGTGCAACGGGCTGGTCGCGCGGGCCGCGGAGCGGATCGTGCTGATCGGCAGCGGACTGGACCCGAAGTCGATCTGCCCGGCCGAGGTCGGACACGCCGAACTGGGCCGCGCGGCCTACGTCGCGGCCCTGGAGGGCTACGTCTCCGGCACCCCGGAGGGCGTCGCGGCATGGATCGCGCACTGCGGACGCGCGGTGGAACTGGGCGTACGGGAGAGCACCGCCGTCTGTGAGGCGCTGCAGCGCGGCGCGGCATAA
- a CDS encoding ATP-binding protein yields MKIAFVGKGGSGKTTLSSLFIRHLAATGLPVIAVDADINQHLGAALGLDEAEDAALPAMGAHLPLIKDYLRGSNPRIPSAASMIKTTPPGEGSRLLRISENNPVYDACARTVRLGDSAVRLMATGPFTESDLGVACYHSKVGAVELCLNHLVDGREEYVVVDMTAGSDSFASGMFTRFDMTFLVAEPTRKGVAVYRQYKEYARDFGVPLKVVGNKVQGPEDLAFLRDEAGEDLLVTVGHSDWVRAMEKGRPSPFACLEEDNRQALETLHRTADAAYGRRDWERYTRQMVHFHLKNAESWGNAKTGVDLAAQVDPSFVLFEGASAPQPA; encoded by the coding sequence ATGAAGATCGCTTTCGTAGGGAAGGGCGGCAGCGGCAAGACCACCCTGTCCTCCCTGTTCATCCGCCATCTCGCCGCGACCGGGCTCCCCGTGATCGCCGTGGATGCCGACATCAACCAGCATCTGGGCGCCGCCCTCGGCCTCGACGAGGCGGAGGACGCCGCACTCCCCGCGATGGGCGCCCATCTCCCGCTGATCAAGGACTACTTGCGCGGCAGCAACCCGCGGATCCCCTCCGCCGCCTCGATGATCAAGACCACCCCGCCCGGCGAGGGCTCCCGGCTGCTGCGGATCAGCGAGAACAACCCCGTGTACGACGCCTGCGCCAGGACGGTGCGGCTCGGCGACTCCGCCGTACGGCTGATGGCGACCGGGCCGTTCACCGAGTCGGACCTGGGCGTGGCCTGCTACCACTCCAAGGTCGGCGCGGTGGAGCTGTGCCTGAACCACCTCGTGGACGGCCGCGAGGAGTACGTCGTCGTCGACATGACGGCCGGCTCCGACTCCTTCGCCTCCGGGATGTTCACCCGGTTCGACATGACCTTCCTGGTGGCCGAGCCGACCCGTAAGGGCGTCGCCGTCTACCGCCAGTACAAGGAGTACGCGCGGGACTTCGGCGTTCCCCTGAAGGTCGTGGGCAACAAGGTGCAGGGCCCCGAGGACCTGGCGTTCCTGCGCGACGAGGCAGGCGAGGACCTGCTGGTGACCGTCGGCCACTCCGACTGGGTGCGCGCCATGGAGAAGGGCCGCCCGAGTCCCTTCGCCTGCCTGGAGGAGGACAACCGCCAGGCCCTGGAAACCCTGCACCGCACGGCCGACGCCGCCTACGGGCGCCGCGACTGGGAGCGCTACACGCGCCAGATGGTGCACTTCCATTTGAAGAACGCGGAGAGCTGGGGCAATGCGAAGACCGGAGTCGATCTCGCGGCCCAGGTCGACCCGTCCTTCGTGCTCTTCGAAGGGGCGAGTGCCCCCCAGCCCGCCTGA
- a CDS encoding SulP family inorganic anion transporter, which translates to MPQIEKSPPQPPRTSPPTEKPPEPGTPSGAGSRSKAARRAAFRGDLSASVVVFLLAVPLSLGIALATGAPLQAGLVAAVAGGIVAGLLGGAPLQVTGAATGLLVVTADLVQRYGWRATCAITVLAGLAQLALGALRVARAALAVSPAIVHGMLAGIGATIALGQLHVVLGGSPDSSALDNAAALPGQLAHPHAAALLIGGVTVVVLIGWGRLPGRIGRWARVLPAPLAAVLAATAVSAGTTVARVELPSWRLPELPVLPDASVPALAAAVLTVTLVASMESLLSAVAVDRLAAERPHAPMRRTRLDRELLGQGVANAVSGLLGGLPVSGGAMRGSANVRAGAATHRATVLHGVWVLLCAGLLAAALELIPLAALAALVMVVGVRMVSFAHIRHVQRHREFPVYAATLGGVVLLGVLQGVVTGIAVALLLALRRLTHTGITVTEEPEGHRVRVSGQLTFLAVPRLTRALAQVPAHTDVVIELCGSFMDHAAYEALRSWSAAHRAHGGEVSLGGRAGRPIAEPASAHSCRPWTPWRNHHCTRPAPETAAAAESGDSQLLGGVSAFQRNTAPLVREELARLAREGQRPSQLFLTCADSRLVTSMITSSGPGDLFTVRNVGNLMPPPGSDASCDSVGAAIEYAVEVLRVGSITVCGHSGCGAMGALLNAPAPEDAEPTSLSRWLRHGRPSLARMQRIGRRGRGEVSLSGRPVGDDQERLALVNVMQQLDHLRAHACVSRRVAEGALTLQGMYFHVGEAQAYVLDEATGRFCAVRGEPAPVTA; encoded by the coding sequence ATGCCGCAGATCGAGAAGTCGCCGCCGCAGCCGCCGCGCACCTCGCCCCCCACCGAGAAGCCTCCCGAGCCCGGTACGCCCTCCGGGGCCGGCTCCCGCTCCAAGGCGGCCCGCCGGGCCGCCTTCCGAGGGGATCTCTCCGCTTCGGTCGTCGTCTTCCTGCTGGCCGTCCCGCTGTCGCTGGGCATCGCCCTGGCCACCGGCGCACCGCTCCAGGCCGGTCTGGTCGCCGCGGTCGCCGGCGGCATCGTCGCCGGTCTGCTCGGCGGCGCCCCGCTCCAGGTGACCGGCGCGGCCACCGGCCTCCTGGTGGTCACCGCCGACCTGGTCCAGCGCTACGGCTGGCGCGCCACCTGCGCCATCACGGTCCTGGCCGGCCTCGCCCAACTCGCCCTGGGGGCCCTGCGGGTGGCCCGTGCGGCGCTGGCCGTCAGCCCGGCGATCGTGCACGGCATGCTGGCCGGTATCGGGGCCACCATCGCCCTCGGACAGCTCCATGTGGTGCTCGGCGGCAGCCCGGACAGCTCGGCGCTCGACAACGCCGCCGCGCTGCCCGGCCAGTTGGCGCACCCGCACGCCGCCGCGCTGCTGATCGGCGGCGTGACCGTCGTCGTGCTCATCGGATGGGGGCGGCTGCCGGGCCGCATCGGGCGGTGGGCGCGGGTGCTGCCGGCCCCGCTGGCCGCCGTGCTCGCCGCGACCGCCGTCAGCGCGGGGACGACGGTGGCGCGCGTGGAGCTGCCGTCCTGGCGGCTGCCCGAGCTGCCGGTACTGCCGGACGCGTCCGTTCCGGCGCTGGCCGCCGCGGTGCTGACCGTCACCCTCGTCGCCAGCATGGAGTCGCTGCTGTCGGCGGTGGCCGTGGACCGGCTGGCGGCCGAGCGGCCGCACGCCCCCATGAGGCGGACCCGGCTCGACCGCGAGCTGCTCGGCCAGGGCGTGGCCAATGCCGTCTCCGGGCTGCTGGGCGGGCTGCCGGTGTCCGGAGGCGCGATGCGCGGCTCGGCGAACGTGCGCGCGGGCGCGGCCACCCACCGGGCCACCGTGCTGCACGGCGTATGGGTGCTGCTCTGCGCGGGCCTGCTGGCCGCGGCGCTGGAGCTGATCCCGCTGGCCGCGCTCGCCGCGCTGGTCATGGTCGTCGGCGTACGGATGGTGAGCTTCGCGCACATCCGGCACGTACAGCGGCACCGCGAATTCCCGGTGTACGCCGCCACCTTGGGCGGCGTCGTGCTCCTCGGCGTGCTCCAGGGCGTTGTGACGGGCATCGCCGTCGCGCTCCTCCTGGCGCTGCGACGGCTGACGCACACCGGGATCACGGTGACGGAGGAACCCGAGGGGCATCGGGTGCGCGTCAGCGGCCAGTTGACGTTCCTGGCGGTGCCGCGGCTGACCCGGGCGCTGGCGCAGGTCCCCGCGCACACCGATGTCGTCATCGAGCTGTGCGGCTCGTTCATGGACCATGCCGCCTACGAGGCGCTGCGGTCCTGGTCCGCCGCCCACCGGGCGCACGGCGGCGAGGTCTCCCTCGGCGGCCGCGCGGGGCGGCCGATCGCCGAGCCGGCCAGCGCGCACTCCTGCCGCCCGTGGACGCCGTGGCGCAACCACCACTGCACCCGGCCCGCCCCGGAAACGGCGGCGGCCGCCGAGAGCGGCGACAGCCAACTGCTGGGCGGGGTCAGCGCGTTCCAGCGCAACACGGCCCCGCTCGTGCGCGAGGAGCTGGCGCGGCTGGCACGCGAGGGTCAGCGGCCCAGCCAGCTGTTCCTGACCTGCGCCGACTCCCGGCTGGTCACGAGCATGATCACGTCGAGCGGTCCGGGAGACCTGTTCACCGTGCGCAATGTCGGCAACCTGATGCCGCCGCCCGGCTCGGACGCCTCCTGCGACTCCGTGGGGGCGGCGATCGAGTACGCCGTGGAGGTGCTGCGGGTCGGGTCGATCACGGTGTGCGGCCATTCGGGGTGCGGGGCCATGGGGGCGCTGCTGAACGCGCCCGCCCCGGAGGACGCCGAGCCGACCTCGCTCTCCCGGTGGCTGCGGCACGGGCGGCCGAGCCTGGCCCGTATGCAGCGCATCGGGCGGCGGGGGCGGGGCGAAGTCTCCCTGAGCGGGCGCCCGGTGGGCGACGACCAGGAGCGGCTGGCGCTCGTCAACGTCATGCAGCAGCTCGACCACCTCAGGGCGCACGCCTGCGTGTCGCGCCGGGTGGCCGAGGGCGCGCTCACCTTGCAGGGCATGTACTTCCACGTCGGCGAGGCCCAGGCGTACGTGCTCGACGAGGCCACCGGGCGGTTCTGCGCGGTCCGCGGCGAACCGGCACCGGTGACGGCCTGA
- the acs gene encoding acetate--CoA ligase — MSNESLANLLKEERRFEPPADLAAHANVTAAAYEQAAADRLGFWAEQARRLSWETAPTQTLDWSNPPFAKWFADGKLNVAYNCVDRHVENGLGDRVAIHFEGEPGDTRAITYAELQREVSKAAHALTELGVRSGDRVAIYLPMIPEAVISMLACARLGAPHSVVFGGFSADALATRINDADARVVITADGGFRRGKPSALKPAVDEALTRPGTENVRSVLVVRRTGQEDVAWHDGRDVWWHEIVERQSEQHTPEAFDAEHPLFILYTSGTTGKPKGILHTTGGYLTQVSYTHHAVFDLKPETDVFWCTADVGWVTGHSYITYGPLSNGATEVLYEGTPDTPHQGRWWEIVQKYGVTVLYTAPTAIRACMKWGDDIPAKFDLSSLRVLGSVGEPINPEAWMWYRKHIGADATPIVDTWWQTETGGMMLSPLPGVTATKPGSAQVALPGIAATVVDDEAREVPDGAGGYLVLTEPWPSMLRTIWGDDQRYLDTYWSRFEGKYFAGDGAKKDDDGDIWLLGRVDDVMLVSGHNISTTEVESALVSHPKVAEAAVVGAADPQTTQAICAFVILRGGAAEDEGLVEELRAHVAQQLGPIAKPKRILPVAELPKTRSGKIMRRLLRDVAENRDLGDVTTLTDSSVMDLIQAKLPSAASED; from the coding sequence GTGAGCAACGAAAGCCTGGCCAACCTGCTCAAGGAGGAGCGGCGGTTCGAGCCGCCCGCCGATCTGGCCGCGCACGCCAACGTCACGGCTGCCGCGTACGAGCAGGCCGCGGCGGACCGGCTGGGTTTCTGGGCCGAGCAGGCCCGACGCCTGTCATGGGAGACCGCGCCCACCCAGACCCTCGACTGGTCCAACCCGCCGTTCGCGAAGTGGTTCGCCGACGGCAAGCTCAACGTCGCGTACAACTGCGTGGACCGGCATGTCGAGAACGGCCTGGGTGACCGGGTCGCCATCCACTTCGAGGGCGAGCCGGGTGACACCCGCGCGATCACGTACGCCGAGCTGCAGCGCGAGGTCTCCAAGGCGGCCCACGCGCTGACCGAGCTGGGCGTGCGCAGCGGCGACCGGGTGGCCATCTACCTGCCGATGATCCCCGAGGCGGTCATCTCCATGCTGGCCTGCGCCCGCCTGGGCGCCCCGCACTCCGTCGTCTTCGGCGGCTTCTCCGCGGACGCGCTGGCCACCCGCATCAACGACGCCGACGCCCGCGTGGTGATCACCGCCGACGGCGGCTTCCGCCGCGGCAAGCCCTCCGCCCTCAAGCCCGCCGTCGACGAGGCGCTGACCAGGCCCGGCACGGAGAACGTCCGCAGCGTCCTGGTCGTCCGCCGCACCGGCCAGGAGGACGTCGCCTGGCACGACGGCCGGGACGTGTGGTGGCACGAGATCGTCGAGCGGCAGAGCGAGCAGCACACGCCCGAGGCCTTCGACGCCGAGCACCCGCTGTTCATCCTGTACACCTCCGGGACGACGGGTAAGCCCAAGGGCATCCTGCACACCACCGGCGGCTACCTCACCCAGGTCTCGTACACCCACCACGCGGTCTTCGACCTCAAGCCCGAGACCGACGTGTTCTGGTGCACCGCCGACGTCGGCTGGGTGACGGGCCACTCGTACATCACCTACGGCCCGCTCTCCAACGGCGCGACCGAGGTGCTCTACGAGGGCACGCCCGACACCCCGCACCAGGGCCGCTGGTGGGAGATCGTCCAGAAGTACGGCGTGACGGTCCTCTACACCGCGCCGACCGCGATCCGCGCCTGCATGAAGTGGGGCGACGACATCCCGGCGAAGTTCGACCTGTCGTCGCTGCGCGTCCTGGGCTCGGTGGGCGAGCCGATCAACCCCGAGGCCTGGATGTGGTACCGCAAGCACATCGGGGCCGACGCCACGCCGATCGTCGACACCTGGTGGCAGACCGAGACCGGCGGCATGATGCTCAGCCCGCTGCCGGGCGTCACGGCCACCAAGCCCGGCTCGGCCCAGGTGGCGCTGCCCGGCATCGCGGCGACCGTCGTGGACGACGAGGCCCGCGAGGTCCCCGACGGCGCCGGCGGCTACCTCGTGCTGACCGAGCCCTGGCCGTCCATGCTCCGCACGATCTGGGGCGACGACCAGCGCTACCTCGACACGTACTGGTCGCGCTTCGAGGGCAAGTACTTCGCCGGCGACGGCGCCAAGAAGGACGACGACGGCGACATCTGGCTGCTCGGCCGGGTGGACGACGTGATGCTGGTGTCCGGTCACAACATCTCCACGACCGAGGTCGAGTCGGCGCTGGTCTCGCACCCGAAGGTGGCCGAAGCCGCGGTCGTCGGCGCCGCCGACCCGCAGACCACCCAGGCCATCTGCGCCTTCGTCATCCTGCGGGGCGGCGCGGCGGAGGACGAGGGCCTGGTCGAGGAGCTGCGCGCGCACGTCGCCCAGCAGCTCGGGCCGATCGCCAAGCCCAAGCGGATCCTGCCGGTCGCGGAGCTGCCCAAGACCCGCTCCGGCAAGATCATGCGACGGCTGCTGCGCGACGTCGCCGAGAACCGCGACCTCGGTGATGTCACGACCCTCACCGACTCCTCCGTCATGGATCTGATCCAGGCGAAGCTGCCGAGCGCGGCCTCCGAGGACTGA